Within the Enterobacter bugandensis genome, the region AGAACGCGGAAGTGTCCTGGAACAGACCCACTTTCAGGTCGTTCGCGGTATAGATCAGACGACCGTCTACCAGCACTTCGCCATCCGCCAGGCCCATAATCAGGCGACGGTTAACGATGCGCTTGAAGTGAATACGATAGGTGACTTTCTTCGCCGTAGGCAGAACCTGACCAGTGAATTTCACTTCGCCCACGCCCAGCGCGCGGCCTTTACCTTCACCACCCAGCCAGCCCAGATAGAAGCCAACCAGCTGCCACATGGCATCCAGGCCCAGGCAGCCAGGCATTACCGGATCGCCAATGAAGTGGCAACCGAAGAACCACAGGTCCGGGTTGATATCGAGTTCTGCTTCTACGTAACCCTTATCGAAGTTGCCGCCGGTTTCGGTCATTTTCACGACACGGTCCATCATCAGCATGTTCGGGGCCGGTAACTGTGGGCCTTTCGCGCCAAACAGTTCTCCGCGACCAGAGGCAAGAAGATCTTCTTTTGTATAGGATTCGCGTTTATCTACCATGTTCTCAGTAAGCCTTATTTTAGTGAAGGACGCAGGATAGCTAACACGTGTACGCTGAACAAGTCCGATCAGTTCGAACTGAACCAGCCCAGCCAGCGTAACGGCCATGGATAACGATGGCGAGCATCCTGCTGCGTCGCCTGAGCAATGCGCTCCTGGATAGTCTGCATCAAAGTTGTCTGACCTTCGCCATCCCAAACCAGGTTTGTCAGTAAGGGTAGTGCATCCTCAATCCCTTCGATGGCCCAGATGGCGAATTGTTC harbors:
- the fabA gene encoding bifunctional 3-hydroxydecanoyl-ACP dehydratase/trans-2-decenoyl-ACP isomerase, encoding MVDKRESYTKEDLLASGRGELFGAKGPQLPAPNMLMMDRVVKMTETGGNFDKGYVEAELDINPDLWFFGCHFIGDPVMPGCLGLDAMWQLVGFYLGWLGGEGKGRALGVGEVKFTGQVLPTAKKVTYRIHFKRIVNRRLIMGLADGEVLVDGRLIYTANDLKVGLFQDTSAF